In Cardinium endosymbiont of Dermatophagoides farinae, the sequence TGGTTATGGTGCTGTCTCTAGACCTTTTGCAAAACCTATTTGTGATCAGCAGTTTTTAGGAGAAGCGCAGTCGAGCACCGCAGCATACTAAATGTATTTGAGGAGCATAGACAAGCTTCGACACCAAAATTGCCATTAGAAATAGGTTTTGCAGAAGGTCTTCTGATGCGCTTATTGTTTTATTGGTCTACCCTATGCGTTATTTAATTTTATTTATTATGATGTTATTTGCCTTGCAGGCAAGCAATTGTCCTAGGAGTAGACCAGAAACAAAAACGCCTGATTTGATTTCACTGGTGAAGCAATGTAAAGCTAGTGCTGTGCAAGCATCTTTGGATCGAGGTGCAGATCCTAATGCGCCAAATGTGTATGGTACGCCTCCCTTACATTGGGCCTGTTATTACGATAAAAAAGGAGATATTATTGAGAAGCTGCTTAAAGCAGGTGCCAGGATAGATACAAAAGATAAAGATGGCTATATCCCCTTAGATTGGGCGGTATATAAGGAACCTAATCAATCTGCCATTAAACAGTTGATTCAAAAAGCAATAGAACTGAAAAATCTAGACCTTCGGGATAGTGATGGGAGAACCTTACTGCACTATGCAGCTACCTTAGGAGGTACAGAGGGTTCTGAGCTAGTTGGAAAGTTATTGGAACTAGGCTTAAAGCCAGATGTGAAAGATAATAATGGTCGTACGCCATTGGATGATGATATAAACAAGCATATTCAGGTTCAATTGTTACTTCAGCATAAACGTTAGTGCTAAAGGGTGGCTGCTATTGTTGCGGTATATACTGTATCTGACTGGGTGACTATTTTGTATCTGTTCAATTTATAAACGAACTTTATTGCTCGTCAAACTTTTTATTTAGTGCATATATGATCATTGATAACGACCTTTTAAATAAATTGGCCTATCTTTGTCGTCTTGAATTGCTGCCGCATGAACGAGATACCATGCTGCATGACTTAAATGCAATGGTAGATTGGGTCAACCAATTGGATGAATTGGATGTTGACGACAATATTGTTTTAGAGGAATCTTTTAAGTTAGAAGCTACTAGTTTACGTTCAGATGTTGTCTCGAATTTGCTTGGACATAAGGAAGCGCTCGCGCTTGCGCCTAGTAACGATTCGAATTATTTCAGGGTGCCCGCTGTGAAAGGGGTAACTGCTTATACAGATGATTCATCTGAACCAAGTTAAATTAATTATTAGACGCATATGGATGCTCAAGAAGCGCTTAAAACATTAAATGTTAAAAAAATATGGTTCCCTATAGTATGTGGGCTAGCGATTACAGGATTTTTATTTTATAGATCTGGTAAAATTTCAATTGAAGTAGTGGCCTTATTAAGGTCACCCAATTGGCGCTATTTGTATATGGCCTTTTTTTCTATTTTGCTAAGAGAGGTCGGCCACATTTATAGATTGCGCATCTTGAGCAACAATAGTTTGCCTTGGACGAGTTGTTGCTATGTTGCCATTCTTTGGGAGTTTGGCACTGCTGTAACCCCATCAGTAGTAGGGGGAGGGCTAGTGGCCATTTTTCTCTTATCGAAAGAAGGATTATCACTGGGTAGATCCATTGCCTACATTGTTGTGACCGGGATTATGGATAATCTTTTCTTTCTTTTAGCTGGTTCATTCGGTTTAGGGGCGGCATATGCGCCTATTTTTGCTATGGCAGGCCCATTAAGTAGCAGCATAAAGGCCTTTTTTTTTCTGATGTATGCTTTTTTCTTCGTCTATAACTTGATTATGCTTATTGGTGTTTTTGTAAACCCCAAGCTATTAAAGTGGATTTTAATCCGTGTGACCAGCGTTGGTTTTTTGAAGCGGTGGCGTCGGCCTGCTTATCAGCTTAGTAAGGATATAATGGTTACCTCAGATGAATTTAGAGGAAAGTCCCCTCTTTTCTGGTCTAAAATGTTGCTTTGTACCCTTTTAACCTGGATGGTTCGATATATGCTGATCAATTGTTTGATGGCTGCTTATTGTCCTATTTCTTTTACCCAGCACCTAGCCATTTGGGGCAAACAGATTGTTATGTGGGCACTGATGTTGGTTCCTGTTTCTCCAGGTGGGAGTGGCATTGCAGAATTCTGGTTTCAGAAGTTTTTTGAACCTATGTTAGGTGACTATACGTTATTGATAGCATTGCTATGGCGCATATGTACTTTTTACCTCTACTTGGTTTTAGGGGTTATCTTACTGCCTAAATGGATTCAAAAGAGATTCAAAAGAGAGGTAAGGGTAAAGTCTCCTCATTAGACCTTCTGCAAAACGTATTTGTGATCAGCAGTTCTTAGGAGAAGCGCAGTCGAGCACCGCAGAATACTAAATGTATTTGAGGAGCATGGACCACAAAATTGCCATTTAGCAATAGGTTTTGCAGAAGGTCTATTAAAGGAGCCTTATAATGTCTACCAACCGATGGGCATAGCCGCCCTCATTATCATACCAGCTGATTACTTTGACTAGTTTACCACTAACGTAGGTTAACTTGCCATCGACAATAGAAGAGTAGCTGCTCCCTATTACATCTACCGAGACAATCGGCTCTTCTGTATAGGCCAATATATGCTTAAGAGGCCCTTGCGTTGCCTCGAATAATACTTGATTTAAGGCTTTTTGAGTGGTCTCTTTCTTTAATATTGCTGTAAAGTCAACTGCTGAACCATTCGCAACAGGAACACGCATGGCAATCCCATCTAGTTTTCTTTCTAAATGAGGCATTACCAGTCCGATTGCTTTGGCAGCACCTGTAGAAGTAGGAATAATAGAAAGCGCAGCTGCCCTTGCTCTTCTTAAGTCACTATGGGGGCATCTTGTAAGGATTGGTCAGCTGTATAGGCATGAATCGTATTGATCACCCCTTGTTCGATACCAAAATGGTCGTCTAGTACTTTGGCAACCGGTGCCAAACAATTGGTTGTACACGAAGCATTGGATAATATAACCGGTTTTGTATTTAAAATAGCCTCATTAATGCCCAGCACAACGGTAGGAATGGCATTATCCTTAGCAGGCGCAGAAAGTACCACCTGTTTGGCGCCTGCGCGCAAATGGTGCATGGCACCCGCTTTGTCCAAGAAACGCCCTGTAGCTTCTATGACTACATCCACACCTAATGATTGCCAGGGTAATTCAGATGGATCAGCCAAGGCATAGACCTTAATGCGCTGGTTATCTACGGTGATGCTGGTCTCATCAAATGAAACGGTTCCCTTAAAAGGACCATAGTTGGAATCATATTTAAATAAATGGGCTAAAGTAGCACTGTTTGTTAGGTCGTTAACGGCAACTACCTGTAGGTCATTATAGGCTAAAAGCCTACGCAAGGCCAATCGGCCAATACGACCAAATCCATTAATGGCAATATTTTTCATAATTAAAATTTATAATACGCTTTTAAGTTTGGTTAATACATTTATTCCGCTTTTCTCTATATTATACCATATCCACAGCTTATGGGGAGTCTGCAGCTTCTCAGGACTATTAGATATTATCATAGCAAGGGTTGAATTATTTCTATAGATGAAAATCAATGTAATTAACAGGGTAATGCGTTCCGTTCTGCTAAATTCTTCAAAGAAAACAGAAAATAAATTTTCAATACTAATTTGTTCTGTTTTATCGAAAAGCTTTTTTAAATCTTGTTGACTTTTGGTATCCAATTCTAGTATCAATTTTAGAAATTCGTTTCTTTGATCACCTTCTAATGGTAGCTTTTTTCCCCAGCCATCTTTTGGTATATCATCATCTTGGTCCTTTTGGCCTTGGTGGTCCTGCACTGCGTCTTTAATTAATTTCTTTATATCTAATACTTGTGTGGCAGCGGTAGCTTCTTTAGGGGTGGTCGGTGATGATTCTGTTGTACTACTTTGGTTTATAGAATTTCTAAGCATCTCTTGCCGTTTGCCATCTGGAAGTTGGGAGAAACTTTCTTTATCATTAGCATCTAACTGCTTAAATTTCTCAGGCAGCTTCGATGCAATCAGTTTGTCGATTTTATCTAGGCTATCCGCATGGGCTATATCGTTTTTAAATTTAACGCTTTCAGCTTCTGGCAATACCTTAAGCAAATCTATATAGTGCTGCCGGGTGAGCATAGGTGCATCCTTGATAAGCTTAAGCTCTCTTTCGTATTGGGCGATAAGCTCTTTTTTATGCTTGATTTGATTATCAATATCCTTTATATCACTATATTTCTTCCACTGGTTCTGGAGTTCTTCTTGCTCACGCTTGGTTAGTAGTTCTTTTATATCGTTATATTTTTGATGAATTGGAATGATTTTTTGTATACAGTTTTCTAAGTCATCTGGATTTTTGATGCGCTTGATTGTTTGTTCCATCTGCTTCTTTTCATCATCATCATTTAGCATCTGAAATAGGGTCAAATAATCTTCTTTAGCCTCTTCAGATATCTTACCCAATGTTAGATTACGTTCAGGCATAAGCTCTTTTCGTGCGCCAAAACAACTTGAAAATAGAAAATAGATTAGGAATGTGGCATAGAACAAAAAATAATGTAGGAAACATGCATATCTTTTGTGGTTTTTTCTATTTAACATATGGCTGTTGCAACTAAGGGTAGTAAATGTAAATAAATAGTTAATGAATGGGCCAAAACAGCATACCTACAATAAAATACTAGATGGAGAATGGCTAAATAATTATAAATTTAACTATTAATCTTACAAAAAAAACTATAAGTGGACAACCATTACTAGACCTTTTTCAAAACCTATTTGTGATCAGCAGTTTTTAGGAGAAGCACAGCCGCCAGCATACTAAATATATTTGAGGAGCATAGACCACAAAATTGCCATTTAGCAATAGGTTTTGCAGAAGGTCTTGTATAT encodes:
- a CDS encoding ankyrin repeat domain-containing protein — protein: MRYLILFIMMLFALQASNCPRSRPETKTPDLISLVKQCKASAVQASLDRGADPNAPNVYGTPPLHWACYYDKKGDIIEKLLKAGARIDTKDKDGYIPLDWAVYKEPNQSAIKQLIQKAIELKNLDLRDSDGRTLLHYAATLGGTEGSELVGKLLELGLKPDVKDNNGRTPLDDDINKHIQVQLLLQHKR
- the gatC gene encoding Asp-tRNA(Asn)/Glu-tRNA(Gln) amidotransferase subunit GatC, yielding MIIDNDLLNKLAYLCRLELLPHERDTMLHDLNAMVDWVNQLDELDVDDNIVLEESFKLEATSLRSDVVSNLLGHKEALALAPSNDSNYFRVPAVKGVTAYTDDSSEPS
- a CDS encoding lysylphosphatidylglycerol synthase transmembrane domain-containing protein, giving the protein MDAQEALKTLNVKKIWFPIVCGLAITGFLFYRSGKISIEVVALLRSPNWRYLYMAFFSILLREVGHIYRLRILSNNSLPWTSCCYVAILWEFGTAVTPSVVGGGLVAIFLLSKEGLSLGRSIAYIVVTGIMDNLFFLLAGSFGLGAAYAPIFAMAGPLSSSIKAFFFLMYAFFFVYNLIMLIGVFVNPKLLKWILIRVTSVGFLKRWRRPAYQLSKDIMVTSDEFRGKSPLFWSKMLLCTLLTWMVRYMLINCLMAAYCPISFTQHLAIWGKQIVMWALMLVPVSPGGSGIAEFWFQKFFEPMLGDYTLLIALLWRICTFYLYLVLGVILLPKWIQKRFKREVRVKSPH